The following are encoded in a window of Francisella tularensis subsp. tularensis genomic DNA:
- a CDS encoding lipoate--protein ligase, with amino-acid sequence MHIYISQSNDIYFNLAFENWLFLEKLHQQKILFLWQNSPCVVIGRAQNPWLECNLEAMDNDKIPMIRRQSGGGTVYHDYGNLNYTIISTKKDHDIKANLELVCNAIKKLGIDVYPNRRNDIVLDHHNYTYKISGSAFREKKDRAFHHGTLLINANTKKLYDYLHQPIDKSLDTKGVKSHRSKVINLSEIKHDIQTQDITRSFIKSFRSIDLSLINEETPLENKELIEKEIEILKDWQWRFGKTLPFTKTYTKASEQIKIKIESGIVTEVRNVYKNTNLADKNIRFENRYDFDFFKKILTE; translated from the coding sequence ATGCATATATACATATCTCAAAGTAACGATATCTATTTTAATTTAGCTTTTGAAAATTGGTTATTCTTGGAGAAGCTGCATCAACAAAAAATTTTATTCTTGTGGCAGAATTCTCCTTGCGTTGTTATTGGTAGAGCCCAAAATCCTTGGCTTGAGTGCAATCTTGAAGCTATGGATAATGATAAAATACCAATGATTCGTCGTCAAAGTGGTGGCGGTACGGTTTATCATGATTATGGTAATCTTAATTACACTATTATCAGCACTAAAAAAGATCATGATATCAAAGCAAATTTAGAACTAGTTTGTAATGCTATTAAAAAACTAGGCATTGATGTATATCCCAACCGAAGAAATGATATTGTTCTTGATCATCACAACTATACATATAAAATATCAGGTAGTGCCTTTAGAGAAAAAAAAGATCGAGCTTTTCATCATGGTACTCTATTGATTAATGCAAATACAAAAAAGCTTTATGATTATCTTCATCAGCCAATAGATAAATCTCTCGATACTAAAGGAGTTAAATCTCACCGTTCAAAAGTAATCAATCTATCTGAAATAAAGCATGATATACAAACTCAGGATATAACTAGATCTTTCATTAAAAGCTTTAGAAGTATTGACCTAAGTTTAATCAATGAAGAAACTCCATTAGAAAATAAAGAGCTTATAGAAAAAGAAATTGAAATCTTAAAAGATTGGCAATGGCGTTTTGGTAAAACTTTGCCTTTTACAAAAACTTATACAAAAGCAAGTGAACAAATTAAAATCAAAATTGAATCTGGAATTGTTACAGAAGTTAGGAATGTTTATAAAAATACAAATCTTGCTGATAAGAATATTCGCTTTGAAAATAGA
- the tyrS gene encoding tyrosine--tRNA ligase, whose product MSSIKETLEIIKRGADEVLIEEELIKKLQKHKPLIIKFGCDPTAPDIHLGHTVVINKLKQLQDLGHEIHFLIGDFTAQIGDPTGKNATRPPLTAEEVAANAETYTKQVFKILDKDKTVIRRNGDWFNKMSASEMIKLASKSTVARMLERDDFSKRYKGGQSISIHEFLYPLVQGYDSVAMNADIELGGTDQKFNLLMGRELQKQQGQEPQVIITMPLLEGLDGVKKMSKSSQNYIGIEEPANEIFGKIMSISDELMWRYYELLSFKSLENIAKLKQDVAAGANPRDIKIELAKELIERFHSKEDAESAHQDFIQRFQKNQIPDDINVVELNQELPIANLLKEAGLVASTSEANRMIQQGAVKIDGEKLSDAKIIFAKGTNNVFQVGKRKFAKIIIK is encoded by the coding sequence ATGTCGAGCATAAAAGAGACTTTAGAAATTATCAAAAGAGGGGCGGATGAGGTCCTAATCGAAGAAGAATTAATCAAAAAATTACAAAAACATAAGCCATTAATAATTAAATTTGGTTGCGACCCAACTGCTCCAGATATTCATTTGGGACATACTGTAGTTATCAATAAGCTAAAGCAATTACAAGATTTGGGACATGAAATTCACTTTTTGATCGGGGATTTTACAGCTCAGATAGGTGATCCTACAGGTAAAAATGCAACAAGACCGCCATTAACTGCCGAAGAAGTTGCGGCAAATGCTGAAACTTATACTAAGCAAGTATTTAAGATTCTTGATAAAGACAAAACTGTTATTCGTCGTAATGGTGATTGGTTTAACAAAATGTCTGCTAGTGAGATGATCAAACTAGCTTCTAAATCAACGGTTGCAAGAATGCTTGAAAGAGATGATTTCTCAAAAAGATATAAAGGCGGACAGTCGATCTCAATACATGAGTTTTTATATCCATTAGTACAAGGATATGATTCTGTAGCTATGAATGCTGATATTGAGCTTGGAGGTACAGATCAAAAATTTAACCTACTAATGGGTAGAGAGCTGCAAAAGCAGCAGGGTCAAGAACCACAAGTTATTATCACAATGCCACTTTTAGAAGGTTTAGATGGCGTCAAAAAAATGTCTAAATCAAGCCAAAACTATATCGGTATCGAAGAACCAGCAAATGAAATCTTTGGTAAGATAATGTCAATTTCAGATGAACTTATGTGGCGCTATTATGAATTACTAAGTTTCAAATCTTTAGAAAATATCGCTAAATTAAAGCAAGATGTTGCAGCTGGAGCTAATCCGCGCGATATTAAGATAGAGCTGGCAAAAGAGTTAATTGAAAGGTTTCACTCTAAAGAAGATGCTGAGAGTGCGCACCAGGATTTTATTCAAAGATTCCAAAAAAATCAGATACCTGATGATATAAATGTTGTAGAATTAAACCAAGAGCTACCGATAGCAAACTTATTAAAAGAAGCAGGCTTAGTTGCAAGTACTTCTGAAGCTAATCGTATGATTCAGCAAGGTGCTGTTAAAATCGATGGTGAAAAGCTTAGTGATGCTAAGATTATTTTTGCTAAAGGAACAAATAATGTTTTCCAAGTAGGAAAACGTAAATTTGCAAAAATTATTATAAAATGA
- a CDS encoding IS630 family transposase (programmed frameshift): MPSYSQYFRDIVINKYEEGMTEFELSKFFNIDKRTVVSWIEFYKRTGDYSSKQGVGCGRVASFTDKTLIEQYLIDHPDASALDIKEALAPNIPRSTFYDCLNRLGFSFKKKTPKYKQRKEHERLEYIEKLKEIAQNLLFYIDEMGCDNKLSILRGWSLIGEPSYGEVLAYQTQRRSIVAGYNYADKKIIAPLEYSGYTNTEIFNQWFEEHLCPSLKPKTTIVMDNASFHKSSKLIEIANKFDVQILYLPPYSPDLNPIEKVWANFKKIFRKVNNSFEKFCDAISYVFNKILSD, encoded by the exons ATGCCATCATATAGCCAATATTTTAGAGACATCGTAATTAATAAATATGAAGAAGGTATGACGGAGTTCGAGCTGAGTAAGTTTTTTAACATAGATAAGCGTACAGTTGTTTCATGGATAGAGTTTTATAAAAGAACCGGAGATTATAGTTCAAAGCAAGGAGTTGGTTGTGGCAGAGTCGCTAGCTTTACCGATAAAACATTGATTGAACAGTATTTGATAGATCATCCAGATGCAAGTGCATTAGATATAAAAGAAGCATTAGCCCCTAATATTCCAAGAAGTACATTTTATGATTGTCTTAATAGACTTGGTTTTAGTTTTA AAAAAAAGACTCCAAAATATAAGCAAAGAAAAGAACATGAAAGGTTGGAGTATATAGAAAAACTAAAAGAAATAGCTCAAAACTTGTTATTTTATATAGATGAGATGGGGTGTGACAATAAGCTTTCTATCCTAAGAGGATGGTCACTAATTGGTGAGCCTAGTTATGGTGAGGTTTTAGCATATCAAACACAAAGAAGAAGTATTGTTGCTGGATATAATTATGCAGATAAAAAGATTATAGCTCCATTAGAGTACAGTGGATATACCAATACTGAAATTTTTAATCAATGGTTTGAGGAACACTTATGCCCATCATTAAAACCTAAAACTACTATAGTAATGGATAATGCTAGTTTCCATAAATCCTCTAAGCTGATTGAAATAGCCAATAAATTTGATGTACAAATATTATATCTACCTCCGTATTCTCCAGATTTAAATCCTATTGAAAAGGTTTGGGCTAACTTTAAAAAAATATTTAGAAAAGTGAATAATAGTTTTGAAAAATTTTGTGATGCTATCTCTTATGTGTTTAACAAAATACTCTCGGATTAA
- a CDS encoding alpha-hydroxy acid oxidase: MKINNIYDITDMHKAAKKRLPRVFLDYIDSRSYQQQTVYENEQAFRKIRINQSAFKDCSQRNQTIEIFGFKSSVPFAIAPTGLAGMFWPKGEIALALAAEKLDIAYTMSTMAICSLETVAKEANNHFWFQLYLMKDRGFTKSLLERAKACGCQTIFVNADLPVSGIRYSDMRNGLSIPPKFGIRDIINIAAKQSWVWGYLLSKYKQFGNLSGHIPTGAKGMKSVTDFMDSQFDQSVTWKDIEWLRNIWDGNLIIKGLLNTQGAENAVKVGADGIVVSNHRGRQLDGVLPTIEALPAIADKVKGDIKIILDSGIRSGQDIIKALALGADFTLVGRPFLYGLSAFGQKGVEKVYDILKKEIDNTMALAGISDLNNISTNVVV, translated from the coding sequence ATGAAAATAAATAATATTTATGATATTACAGATATGCATAAAGCAGCTAAAAAGAGATTGCCAAGAGTTTTTTTAGACTATATTGATAGCCGCTCATATCAGCAACAAACAGTCTATGAGAATGAGCAAGCGTTTAGAAAAATTAGAATAAATCAAAGCGCATTTAAAGATTGTAGTCAGAGAAACCAAACTATAGAGATATTTGGTTTCAAATCTAGTGTTCCATTTGCAATAGCACCAACAGGCTTAGCTGGGATGTTTTGGCCGAAAGGTGAAATAGCATTAGCCTTAGCTGCTGAAAAATTAGATATTGCATATACAATGAGTACTATGGCTATTTGTTCTTTAGAAACGGTAGCAAAAGAAGCTAATAATCATTTTTGGTTTCAACTCTATCTTATGAAAGATAGAGGATTTACTAAGTCGTTACTTGAAAGAGCAAAGGCTTGTGGTTGTCAGACAATTTTTGTTAATGCTGATTTACCAGTAAGTGGTATTAGATATAGTGATATGCGTAATGGTTTATCAATTCCTCCTAAATTTGGAATTAGGGATATAATTAATATTGCAGCTAAACAAAGTTGGGTTTGGGGATATTTATTAAGTAAATACAAACAGTTTGGTAATTTAAGTGGTCATATTCCAACTGGTGCTAAAGGGATGAAAAGTGTTACAGATTTTATGGACTCACAATTTGATCAAAGTGTCACTTGGAAGGATATAGAGTGGTTAAGAAATATTTGGGATGGTAATTTGATAATAAAAGGTCTTTTAAATACACAAGGTGCTGAAAATGCAGTAAAGGTTGGTGCTGATGGTATTGTTGTATCTAATCATAGAGGAAGACAACTTGATGGTGTGTTACCAACTATAGAAGCTTTGCCAGCAATAGCTGATAAAGTAAAAGGTGATATAAAAATAATTTTAGACAGTGGTATTAGATCGGGTCAAGATATCATAAAAGCTTTAGCCTTAGGTGCGGATTTTACTTTGGTTGGTAGACCATTTCTATATGGATTGTCAGCATTCGGTCAAAAAGGTGTAGAAAAAGTTTATGACATACTCAAAAAAGAGATAGATAATACTATGGCATTAGCAGGAATTTCAGATTTAAATAATATTTCAACTAATGTTGTAGTTTAG
- a CDS encoding (Fe-S)-binding protein: MQEIKLLLDPHNLLNPGVILNDDKDVFVKNFKRRVKLDKQADKCLECGFCESVCPSRELSLTPRQRLSVYKEMMILKETDKAKYKDYKEKYQYHGIDTCAATGLCGVQCPVDINTGSFIKDLRAEQNKANIIDNFMFKYFSSFATVSNVTLKISRGFSRILGDNILRKLSLAVHKVLGKTPVWNSAMPTGAKSLSKIKHCEIKISKPKVVYWPTCTTRIFGLSKDTNQNDTKQAAFNILEKSGYEVIVPKGLSNTCCGQPFDSKGLYDKAEQKRQQVIELLKVASDNFSLPIVTDASPCSLRINEGMTEAKVYDSVEFIAKYCLDKLKICKIGKLAVHQTCSTQKAKNQQYMLAIAQALSDEIVIPMSVTCCGFAGDKGFTLPELNASALSGLKEEVKDCVCGISNSRTCEIGLSYHSGLTYYSAFDLLDKHSTVK; the protein is encoded by the coding sequence ATGCAAGAAATAAAATTATTATTAGATCCGCATAACTTACTTAATCCAGGTGTTATATTAAATGATGATAAAGATGTTTTTGTTAAAAACTTCAAAAGAAGAGTTAAGTTGGATAAGCAAGCGGATAAGTGTTTAGAATGTGGATTTTGTGAAAGTGTTTGTCCTTCAAGAGAGTTATCACTAACTCCTAGACAGAGATTATCTGTATATAAAGAAATGATGATTTTAAAAGAGACTGATAAAGCAAAATATAAAGATTATAAAGAGAAGTACCAATATCATGGTATTGATACTTGTGCAGCTACAGGATTATGTGGAGTGCAGTGTCCTGTCGATATTAATACCGGGAGTTTTATAAAAGATTTACGAGCAGAACAAAATAAAGCAAATATTATAGATAATTTTATGTTTAAATATTTCTCAAGCTTTGCAACGGTATCGAATGTTACATTAAAGATAAGTAGAGGTTTCAGTAGAATTTTAGGTGACAATATTCTAAGAAAGTTATCATTAGCAGTGCATAAGGTATTAGGGAAAACACCAGTCTGGAATTCTGCTATGCCTACTGGTGCAAAAAGTTTAAGTAAGATTAAGCATTGTGAAATAAAAATATCTAAGCCCAAAGTAGTCTACTGGCCTACTTGTACAACTAGAATATTTGGACTTTCAAAAGATACAAACCAAAATGATACTAAACAAGCCGCTTTTAATATTTTAGAGAAAAGTGGATACGAGGTAATAGTGCCTAAAGGTTTATCCAACACTTGTTGCGGACAACCATTTGATTCAAAAGGATTATATGATAAAGCTGAGCAAAAACGCCAGCAGGTAATAGAATTATTAAAAGTCGCTAGTGATAACTTTAGCTTACCAATAGTTACAGATGCGAGCCCATGCTCACTAAGGATAAATGAGGGAATGACAGAAGCCAAAGTATATGACTCAGTTGAGTTTATCGCTAAGTACTGTCTAGATAAATTAAAGATCTGTAAAATAGGTAAACTGGCGGTCCATCAGACATGTAGTACACAAAAAGCTAAAAATCAACAGTACATGCTAGCAATAGCTCAGGCTTTATCTGATGAAATTGTTATTCCAATGAGTGTGACTTGCTGTGGATTTGCTGGCGATAAAGGTTTCACCCTTCCAGAACTTAATGCTTCTGCATTATCAGGTTTAAAAGAGGAGGTCAAAGATTGTGTTTGTGGGATTTCTAATAGTAGAACCTGTGAGATAGGTTTAAGTTATCATTCTGGATTAACTTACTATTCTGCATTTGATTTATTAGATAAACATTCGACAGTTAAATAA
- the prmA gene encoding 50S ribosomal protein L11 methyltransferase, protein MQQWHQLEFRLKSKYFDRIENYLFDNDAGSVTRIDKSDDIVSITVLYENHHDIDTIIANIKQKFENIIESEISYEIIKDQQWEAAWLYDYEPIEIGNNIVVYPNWRQPPQDNKHTYIIVDPSIAFGCGNHETTKMCLEWLEQHVSKDTTVLDYGCGTGVLAIGAVKLGAKYAEGIDIDPNSIESSIKNAQENDVTDKTHFSDNPPTQQFDLVVANIFSNVLISLVGNITTSLKKGGRLALSGIIENQVDEVQQEFKKYAITFNQPKQMGQWFLLDGIKNGL, encoded by the coding sequence ATGCAACAATGGCACCAATTAGAGTTTAGACTAAAATCCAAATATTTTGATAGAATAGAGAATTATCTTTTTGATAATGATGCAGGTTCTGTAACAAGGATAGATAAGTCTGATGATATCGTTAGTATTACTGTTTTATATGAGAATCATCATGATATAGATACTATTATAGCTAATATTAAACAAAAGTTTGAAAACATAATAGAAAGTGAAATAAGTTATGAGATTATCAAAGATCAGCAGTGGGAAGCAGCTTGGTTATATGATTATGAACCTATAGAGATTGGTAATAATATAGTCGTTTATCCAAATTGGCGTCAGCCTCCACAAGATAATAAGCATACATATATAATAGTTGATCCAAGTATTGCTTTTGGTTGTGGTAATCATGAGACGACTAAGATGTGTCTTGAATGGTTAGAGCAGCATGTTAGCAAAGATACGACAGTCCTAGACTATGGTTGTGGTACTGGCGTGCTAGCAATTGGAGCTGTTAAGTTAGGTGCGAAATATGCTGAAGGTATAGATATTGATCCTAACTCAATAGAGTCATCTATTAAAAATGCTCAAGAAAATGATGTAACTGATAAAACTCATTTTAGCGATAATCCTCCAACACAGCAGTTTGATCTAGTAGTAGCAAATATTTTTTCAAATGTTTTGATAAGTTTGGTTGGAAATATCACAACTAGTTTAAAAAAAGGTGGTAGATTAGCTTTATCTGGAATTATTGAAAATCAAGTTGATGAAGTTCAACAAGAGTTTAAAAAATACGCTATAACTTTTAATCAACCAAAGCAGATGGGGCAATGGTTTTTATTAGATGGGATAAAAAATGGACTTTAA
- the dusB gene encoding tRNA dihydrouridine synthase DusB, whose product MDFKIADIEIENNVVLAPMAGFCDSAFRTICKEHGAGLIYTEMVSNKAVVEHNWETMEMLYMENSEKPLGIQIFGTDINSFVGATKYIAENTECDFLDINMGCPMPKVAKKLQAGAALLKDVNRIHEILTAVVKAVHKPVTVKMRIGWDEQNINAIEVAKACQDAGVSAIAIHGRTREQMYTGKANWDIIRDVRKAVDTVVIGNGDVFCPHSAKAMMEHTGVDAVMVGRASRGNPWIFRQIAEYLNTGELIPPPTPVERVDVLEEHLRRLIKLKTAKVAVKEIRTHASFYLQDLPNSKEFRMKLNQLEHEQEIFKVLEEYKKSLYKF is encoded by the coding sequence ATGGACTTTAAAATTGCAGATATAGAAATCGAAAATAATGTTGTACTTGCACCAATGGCGGGTTTCTGTGATAGTGCATTTCGTACTATATGCAAAGAGCATGGGGCTGGTCTGATATATACGGAGATGGTTAGTAACAAAGCCGTAGTAGAGCATAATTGGGAAACCATGGAAATGCTCTATATGGAAAATAGTGAAAAGCCACTTGGTATACAGATATTTGGTACAGATATTAATAGTTTTGTTGGTGCGACAAAATATATCGCAGAGAATACAGAGTGTGATTTTTTAGATATAAATATGGGTTGTCCTATGCCAAAAGTTGCTAAGAAGTTACAAGCTGGAGCGGCACTTCTAAAAGATGTTAATAGAATCCATGAGATACTAACAGCTGTAGTAAAAGCAGTACATAAACCAGTAACCGTAAAGATGCGTATTGGTTGGGATGAACAAAATATCAATGCTATAGAGGTTGCTAAAGCATGTCAAGATGCAGGTGTAAGTGCTATTGCGATACATGGGCGCACGAGAGAGCAAATGTATACTGGTAAGGCAAATTGGGATATTATCCGCGATGTCAGAAAAGCAGTAGACACAGTAGTAATTGGTAATGGTGATGTGTTTTGTCCACATAGTGCTAAGGCTATGATGGAGCATACTGGTGTAGACGCTGTGATGGTTGGGCGAGCTTCTCGTGGTAACCCTTGGATATTTAGACAAATTGCAGAATATCTAAATACAGGTGAGCTAATACCGCCACCAACCCCAGTTGAGCGTGTTGATGTACTAGAAGAGCATCTAAGAAGACTTATTAAACTAAAAACTGCCAAAGTAGCAGTTAAAGAAATCCGTACTCATGCAAGCTTTTACCTTCAAGATTTACCTAATTCAAAAGAGTTTCGTATGAAGTTAAATCAGTTGGAGCATGAACAAGAGATTTTTAAAGTTCTGGAAGAGTATAAAAAATCATTATATAAATTTTAA
- a CDS encoding type I restriction enzyme HsdR N-terminal domain-containing protein has translation MCDLVNDYSYSLEQMDQEVKLTSSSRGTGRALADLIVWKSAEDKKKNKTAFMVLEFKAENLELKVEDCYQGYNYATWSRADLFAVSNGKETQVYKVVDTELPLSLKPLGEILNANIINNAKKLKEELEKTVEFKGDEFAKVLNKCHNIIRNNDKLSPEAAFDEISKVLFIKIMYERNINQNQMFSLDEFKRLRENFREIHKGTSQENDSFI, from the coding sequence ATTTGTGATTTAGTTAATGACTACAGTTATTCTTTAGAGCAAATGGATCAAGAAGTTAAGCTTACTAGCTCAAGCCGTGGTACAGGCAGAGCATTAGCTGATTTAATTGTTTGGAAAAGTGCTGAAGACAAAAAGAAAAATAAAACTGCTTTTATGGTCTTAGAGTTTAAAGCTGAAAACCTAGAACTAAAAGTAGAAGACTGTTATCAGGGTTATAACTATGCAACTTGGTCAAGAGCAGATCTTTTTGCAGTATCTAATGGTAAAGAAACTCAAGTTTATAAAGTTGTAGATACCGAGCTACCTTTAAGTTTGAAGCCTCTTGGTGAAATACTAAATGCTAATATTATAAATAATGCAAAGAAACTAAAAGAAGAGCTAGAAAAAACGGTAGAGTTTAAGGGCGATGAGTTTGCAAAGGTTCTAAATAAGTGTCATAACATTATTAGAAATAATGACAAGCTTTCACCAGAAGCAGCTTTTGATGAGATTAGTAAAGTTCTTTTTATCAAGATAATGTATGAAAGAAATATTAATCAAAACCAGATGTTTTCACTGGATGAATTTAAAAGGTTAAGAGAAAACTTTAGAGAAATTCACAAGGGAACATCTCAAGAAAATGACTCTTTTATTTAG
- a CDS encoding HsdM family class I SAM-dependent methyltransferase encodes MAFETFLGRTFRGELGQFFTPRKVVEFMVDVLDIKQNELICDPCAGSGGFLIRAFEIVKDKIDEKYIRLKKLKQREVFGENLENIDDEKLKAKYEQVINELNEKQKLEIQYLSKSSIFGTDANPRMARVSKMNMIMHGDGHNGIHHNDGLLNVNGIFRNCFDVILTNPPFGTNLGKDNSKVSEEDKYTDEKMITHYKKIYGDVYEEELKQVTDNFGKPIRSLYKTGEISGATEVLFVERCLDLLKAGGRMGIVLPEGVLNSSNLQKAREYFESRAKILLIVSLPQDLFVSSGATVKTSLVFLKKFTVEEQEQYETVKTQAEKEAEQKYQPQLLEIQQKIDFEKSIKQHITKLRKALKTKTAKNKENLQLTLDETIVEHTEYKKKVKQYKAQLKELEAKQQEEAKQLIKQKFDYEIPIAEIEKAGVSTIGAEIDNQLPELLKEFKEYYKRK; translated from the coding sequence ATAGCTTTTGAGACCTTCTTAGGACGCACATTTAGGGGTGAGCTAGGACAATTTTTCACACCACGAAAAGTCGTAGAATTTATGGTTGATGTTTTGGATATTAAGCAAAATGAGTTGATCTGTGATCCTTGTGCTGGTAGTGGAGGCTTTTTAATACGAGCTTTTGAAATAGTCAAAGATAAAATAGATGAGAAATATATTAGGCTTAAAAAACTAAAACAAAGAGAAGTATTTGGCGAGAATCTAGAAAATATTGATGATGAAAAGCTAAAAGCAAAGTATGAGCAAGTAATAAATGAGCTTAATGAAAAGCAAAAACTAGAGATCCAATATCTTTCAAAATCATCTATATTTGGTACAGATGCAAACCCTAGAATGGCAAGAGTATCTAAAATGAATATGATAATGCATGGAGATGGGCATAATGGTATTCATCATAATGATGGTTTGCTAAATGTAAATGGTATTTTTAGAAATTGTTTTGATGTGATTTTGACAAATCCGCCATTTGGTACAAATCTTGGTAAAGATAATTCTAAAGTCTCAGAAGAAGATAAATATACCGATGAAAAGATGATAACACACTATAAAAAAATCTATGGTGATGTTTATGAAGAGGAGCTAAAACAGGTTACAGATAACTTTGGTAAACCAATCAGAAGTTTATACAAAACTGGTGAAATATCAGGAGCAACAGAAGTTCTATTTGTTGAGAGATGTTTAGACTTACTAAAAGCTGGCGGTAGAATGGGTATAGTTTTGCCAGAAGGTGTACTAAATAGTTCAAACTTACAAAAAGCTAGAGAATATTTTGAAAGTAGAGCAAAAATATTGCTAATAGTTTCATTACCTCAAGATTTATTTGTAAGCTCAGGAGCAACTGTAAAGACTAGTTTAGTCTTTTTGAAAAAGTTTACAGTAGAAGAGCAAGAGCAATATGAAACTGTAAAAACTCAAGCGGAGAAAGAAGCAGAGCAAAAATACCAACCTCAATTATTAGAAATACAACAAAAAATAGATTTTGAAAAAAGTATTAAACAACATATTACTAAACTAAGAAAAGCTTTAAAAACAAAAACTGCAAAAAATAAAGAAAACTTACAGCTTACTTTAGATGAAACTATTGTCGAACATACTGAGTATAAAAAGAAGGTAAAACAATACAAAGCACAATTAAAAGAGCTAGAAGCTAAACAACAAGAAGAGGCCAAACAGCTGATTAAACAAAAATTTGATTATGAAATACCTATAGCAGAAATTGAAAAAGCTGGAGTAAGCACAATAGGTGCCGAGATAGATAATCAGTTACCAGAACTTCTAAAAGAGTTTAAAGAATATTATAAAAGAAAATAA
- a CDS encoding restriction endonuclease subunit S codes for MAARNYASDGIRYLKVSDIKDNYINNDKPFYVNKYKESDLIEKGTLLITRKGTVGNSYYLDKDGSFVASSEIFIIKLNDKVNGNYLSEINLSSFVKKQYREKSTGTIMPSLSQPKLKSILIPLPPLEIQNHIAVRIQKLKDYIKALEQQAEQNRENALRNFEAEIFSKE; via the coding sequence ATTGCTGCAAGAAATTATGCAAGTGATGGTATAAGATACTTGAAAGTTTCTGACATAAAGGATAATTACATAAATAATGATAAGCCTTTTTATGTGAATAAGTATAAAGAATCAGATTTGATTGAAAAAGGAACATTGTTAATAACGAGGAAAGGAACAGTTGGAAACTCTTATTATCTTGATAAGGATGGTTCATTTGTTGCATCTTCAGAAATATTTATCATAAAGTTGAATGATAAAGTTAATGGTAATTACTTGTCTGAAATAAATTTATCTAGTTTTGTGAAAAAACAGTATCGAGAAAAGTCAACAGGGACTATAATGCCAAGTCTTTCACAACCAAAATTAAAAAGCATCTTAATACCTCTACCACCACTAGAAATCCAAAACCATATAGCTGTGCGTATTCAAAAGCTAAAAGATTATATAAAAGCACTAGAACAACAAGCAGAGCAAAATAGAGAAAATGCTCTAAGGAATTTTGAAGCCGAGATTTTTAGTAAAGAATGA
- a CDS encoding endonuclease domain-containing protein, which produces MKRILPYNPKLKDRAKELRKAGILSEVLLWQELKSRKFLNLDFDRQKVIGNYIVDFYCDDLRLVIEIDGSSHDDKQEYDSIRDLYLLGLDLKVLHIQDIDVKKNLDGVMRYLVDYCEKLGANNTPPSA; this is translated from the coding sequence ATGAAAAGAATATTGCCATATAACCCAAAACTAAAAGATAGAGCTAAAGAACTTAGAAAAGCTGGTATTTTATCAGAAGTTTTATTATGGCAAGAGTTAAAAAGTCGCAAGTTTTTAAACTTGGATTTTGATAGACAAAAAGTAATTGGTAACTATATTGTAGATTTTTATTGTGATGATTTGCGGTTGGTGATAGAAATAGATGGCTCAAGCCATGATGATAAACAAGAATATGATAGTATTAGAGATTTATACTTATTAGGTTTGGATTTAAAAGTTTTACATATACAAGATATAGATGTAAAAAAGAACCTAGATGGTGTGATGAGATATTTGGTAGATTATTGTGAAAAGTTGGGAGCTAATAACACGCCTCCCTCTGCATAG